One window of Rasiella rasia genomic DNA carries:
- a CDS encoding response regulator transcription factor: protein MEERTCKIAIVDDHTLLATSLEQLIISFGNFSVLHVSKNGKEFQQNLLACAEMPDLVLLDINMPVMDGYETANWLKEQHPKINVLALSMEDDEAAIIKMIHNGAKGYLLKDTPPETLKVAISEIINNGFYHSDLVANTLVHAFNKKHEVEGLGLKNTELRFIKLAATDKTYKEIADIMNLSPKTIDGYRQDVFKRYNIKNRVGLVLFAIKNGLVEV from the coding sequence ATGGAAGAAAGAACCTGTAAAATTGCGATTGTAGATGATCACACCTTGCTGGCAACATCGCTCGAGCAGCTCATTATTTCCTTTGGAAATTTTTCGGTGCTTCATGTTTCTAAGAACGGTAAAGAGTTTCAGCAAAACTTATTGGCTTGCGCCGAAATGCCAGATTTAGTATTACTCGACATCAATATGCCAGTTATGGATGGCTACGAAACAGCAAATTGGCTAAAAGAGCAGCATCCAAAAATTAACGTGCTCGCGCTATCTATGGAAGACGATGAAGCTGCCATTATAAAAATGATACATAACGGAGCGAAAGGGTATCTTCTAAAAGACACGCCTCCAGAAACATTAAAAGTTGCCATTTCCGAAATTATTAACAATGGTTTCTATCATTCAGACTTAGTGGCAAATACGCTAGTTCATGCATTTAATAAAAAGCACGAAGTAGAGGGGCTCGGACTTAAAAACACAGAATTAAGGTTTATTAAACTTGCGGCTACCGATAAAACATATAAAGAAATTGCAGACATCATGAACCTAAGTCCTAAAACGATAGATGGCTACCGTCAAGATGTTTTTAAACGCTATAACATTAAAAATAGAGTAGGACTGGTGTTATTCGCAATAAAAAACGGCTTGGTAGAGGTTTAA
- a CDS encoding RluA family pseudouridine synthase, whose product MSKENGRPLHSNQQNLQVLQEDNHIIVVNKRAGDIVQGDKTGDMPLSEVVKNYIGEKYNKPGAVYLGVVHRLDRPTSGIVLFARTSKALSRLNAQFAARETSKTYWAVVKNAPPKDADRLVHYLKRNPKQNKSYAHAKEVPDSKKAALTYRILKKLDNYYLLEIDLETGRHHQIRSQLAAIGCPIKGDLKYGFDRSNKDGSIHLHARTLAFMHPVKKEKITVTAAPPKDAIWAACV is encoded by the coding sequence ATGAGCAAAGAAAACGGTAGGCCTTTACATAGCAATCAACAAAATTTACAAGTGCTTCAGGAAGACAATCATATAATAGTTGTAAACAAACGAGCTGGAGATATTGTGCAAGGTGATAAAACTGGAGATATGCCTCTTTCCGAAGTAGTTAAAAACTATATTGGAGAAAAATACAATAAGCCTGGCGCTGTTTATTTAGGTGTAGTACATAGGTTAGATCGTCCTACAAGTGGCATTGTTCTTTTTGCTCGTACCTCTAAAGCCCTTAGCCGACTAAATGCTCAATTTGCTGCTCGGGAAACTTCAAAAACATATTGGGCAGTAGTAAAAAACGCGCCTCCCAAAGACGCAGATCGGTTAGTTCATTATCTAAAACGCAATCCGAAACAGAATAAATCGTATGCACATGCCAAGGAAGTTCCTGACAGTAAAAAAGCTGCGTTAACGTATAGAATACTAAAAAAGTTAGATAATTACTATTTATTAGAAATTGATTTAGAGACTGGGCGACATCATCAAATTCGCTCTCAATTAGCCGCTATAGGTTGTCCGATTAAAGGTGATTTAAAATACGGTTTTGACAGAAGTAATAAAGATGGAAGTATTCACTTGCACGCTAGAACTCTAGCTTTTATGCATCCTGTAAAAAAAGAGAAAATAACGGTTACGGCTGCACCACCCAAAGATGCAATCTGGGCTGCCTGTGTTTAA
- a CDS encoding patatin-like phospholipase domain-containing protein has translation MSPKKNTKPFFEKVVGLVNRLIRSSKNFFRSSFLSLLVITIILLLLTQMAQAFTMMVDLVENDWVALLFSFFFINALALVLSHYPIYNYYAADLNDSGDYTKWAPKKPIPRIFGPLHHFTVYVFTKNPASSYVPDNLAHYFRYFIGILIHMVWIHFILRSFMPNLIFEENFSPLTWNLIVYPLLFVPFIMYIFLKEKVTKYERITTLAIKENMIVRQEKFQNKTNALLKRLGAYYTITALLCVILLITTLVIKQFSLGKLLLMLLTSYAFMFNYVFFRLLRSKLPRICNAFEASHSRSIFKPILKWLLPLAVSEKYLLIYFFNFVVATVIIIWSMVASSNGGSLLNGIPIILAFFYFYYYIIASVNKFFFVTKKLYLFGTITYKVIFGLFILVISFAAIGFFLDKEVTTHQLDTVAKSQNLIDETTFIEKLKTKTDSTLFFIASHGGGLKANVWTLNVVNELQKKTNGKLLDQTIGLSGASGGSLGLALYTGLYREEGKDFDKIKERINVLAQQNYTSLDLSLTLGIDTYRKLWPLYKNIGLKDRPYHAMKKYQDAIERKPHEKLSNQSYRAYWADAYTKNGYFPSLIMNTAGTSGGRGIFWSVASENFQKVFPNSVNLADISENTTIPFYQAVSTTNRFPFLSPAAKIKGFGHFIDAGAIDNSGLLGCLDLYNYLRLDDKVLDQKKIVFIEIINSKSIYIKHLIEEFRTNIDSTHITIDEKETDNIVADLQTGLNLDKIPNYLSDFFENLDDNSRNVGYVRLMMPHKITMKDAQGVLGGTIENEHLRVKLDSFFGVKNNQIIDLTDKERENLFSPWNSYEPTLSRHLSKSSLRYVDSILNHPYLQKRFDEINGYITTKNDTL, from the coding sequence ATGTCTCCAAAAAAAAATACCAAACCTTTCTTTGAAAAGGTGGTAGGTTTGGTAAATCGACTTATCAGATCATCAAAGAACTTTTTTAGATCTTCTTTTCTGAGTCTTCTTGTCATTACCATCATTTTATTACTGCTTACGCAAATGGCACAGGCATTTACCATGATGGTAGATTTGGTAGAAAATGATTGGGTGGCACTTTTGTTTTCGTTCTTTTTTATTAATGCGCTGGCCCTTGTGCTCTCTCATTATCCAATTTATAATTACTACGCTGCAGATCTTAACGATAGTGGGGATTATACCAAGTGGGCACCCAAAAAGCCCATCCCTCGCATTTTTGGTCCGTTGCATCACTTTACCGTCTATGTGTTTACGAAAAATCCAGCATCTAGCTATGTACCTGATAACCTTGCACACTATTTCAGATACTTTATTGGTATTTTAATTCATATGGTTTGGATTCATTTCATCTTGCGAAGTTTTATGCCTAACCTCATCTTCGAAGAAAATTTTTCGCCACTTACATGGAACTTAATTGTGTACCCACTGCTCTTTGTACCTTTTATTATGTACATCTTCTTAAAAGAGAAAGTGACAAAATACGAGCGTATTACAACGCTGGCAATCAAAGAAAATATGATTGTTCGCCAAGAGAAATTTCAAAATAAAACCAATGCACTTCTAAAACGTCTTGGAGCATATTATACCATTACCGCATTACTGTGTGTTATTTTACTTATTACAACATTGGTCATAAAACAGTTTAGCTTAGGCAAACTTTTGCTTATGCTACTTACGAGCTACGCTTTTATGTTCAACTATGTGTTTTTTAGATTGCTTCGTTCTAAATTACCCCGTATTTGTAATGCCTTTGAGGCTTCTCATAGCCGTTCTATTTTTAAACCAATACTCAAATGGTTGTTGCCCCTAGCGGTTTCAGAAAAATACTTACTTATTTACTTTTTTAATTTTGTTGTGGCAACTGTGATTATTATTTGGTCTATGGTTGCTAGTAGCAATGGAGGTTCGCTTCTAAACGGTATTCCTATAATTCTAGCGTTTTTCTATTTTTATTACTACATCATAGCAAGTGTAAATAAGTTTTTCTTCGTCACGAAAAAACTATACTTATTTGGAACCATAACCTATAAAGTAATCTTTGGGCTTTTTATTCTCGTTATTTCGTTTGCTGCAATTGGTTTCTTTCTAGATAAGGAGGTAACGACACACCAACTAGATACCGTTGCAAAATCTCAAAATCTCATAGATGAAACTACTTTTATTGAAAAATTAAAAACCAAAACAGATAGTACCCTATTTTTTATTGCATCTCACGGAGGTGGATTAAAAGCCAATGTCTGGACACTGAATGTGGTTAACGAGTTGCAAAAAAAGACCAATGGTAAGTTACTAGACCAAACAATAGGCTTATCTGGTGCTTCTGGCGGTTCTTTGGGCTTGGCGCTCTACACCGGACTTTACAGAGAAGAGGGAAAAGATTTTGATAAAATTAAGGAGCGAATAAACGTTCTAGCACAACAAAACTACACCTCTTTAGACCTATCGCTTACCTTAGGCATTGATACTTATAGAAAATTGTGGCCGCTGTACAAAAACATCGGACTCAAAGATCGCCCCTACCATGCCATGAAAAAATACCAAGATGCTATAGAGCGTAAGCCCCATGAAAAGCTCTCTAATCAATCGTATAGGGCTTACTGGGCCGATGCCTACACTAAGAACGGGTATTTTCCCTCACTTATTATGAATACAGCGGGCACAAGTGGTGGTCGCGGTATTTTCTGGTCTGTAGCAAGCGAAAACTTCCAGAAGGTGTTTCCAAATTCGGTGAATCTTGCAGATATTTCAGAAAACACAACAATTCCATTTTACCAAGCAGTATCTACCACAAACCGTTTTCCATTTTTAAGCCCCGCTGCTAAAATCAAAGGGTTTGGACATTTTATAGATGCTGGCGCCATTGATAATAGCGGACTCCTTGGTTGTTTGGATTTGTATAATTACCTGCGGTTAGATGATAAAGTACTAGACCAAAAGAAGATAGTTTTTATAGAAATCATTAATAGTAAAAGTATTTACATTAAGCATCTCATTGAAGAGTTTAGAACTAATATTGACAGCACCCATATTACCATAGATGAAAAAGAAACCGACAATATTGTAGCCGATTTACAAACAGGTTTAAACCTTGATAAAATTCCGAATTATCTAAGTGACTTCTTCGAAAATTTAGATGATAACAGCAGAAATGTTGGCTATGTTCGCCTCATGATGCCGCATAAAATAACCATGAAAGATGCGCAAGGTGTGCTAGGTGGCACCATAGAAAACGAGCATTTGCGGGTAAAACTTGATAGCTTCTTTGGTGTAAAAAATAATCAGATAATCGATCTTACCGATAAAGAACGTGAAAACTTATTTTCTCCTTGGAATAGCTATGAACCAACATTATCACGCCACTTAAGTAAAAGTAGTTTACGCTATGTAGATTCTATTTTGAATCACCCTTACTTGCAAAAACGATTCGACGAAATTAATGGGTACATCACTACAAAAAACGATACCTTATGA
- a CDS encoding 1,4-dihydroxy-2-naphthoyl-CoA synthase: MLQPNWKTAKEYTDITYKKSHNVARIAFNRPDVRNAFRPKTTSEILDALHDAQEDTSIGVVLLSAEGPSGKDGVWSFCSGGDQKARGHQGYVGDDGYHRLNILDAQRMIRFMPKAVICVVPGWAVGGGHSLHVVCDMTLASKEHAIFKQTDADVTSFDGGYGSAYLAKMVGQKKAREIFFLGRNYSAQEAFEMGMVNAVVPHDELEQTAFEWAQEILAKSPTSIKMLKFAMNLTDDGMVGQQVFAGEATRLAYMTDEAKEGRDAFLEKRAPNFDKKWLP; the protein is encoded by the coding sequence ATGCTTCAACCCAACTGGAAAACTGCCAAAGAATATACAGATATTACGTACAAAAAGTCGCATAACGTAGCGAGAATTGCTTTTAATCGCCCAGATGTACGTAATGCGTTTAGACCTAAAACAACTTCGGAAATATTAGATGCCTTGCACGACGCACAGGAAGATACTAGTATTGGCGTGGTATTACTTAGTGCCGAAGGCCCGTCTGGCAAAGATGGTGTGTGGAGCTTTTGTAGTGGTGGAGATCAAAAAGCAAGAGGACATCAAGGATATGTTGGAGATGATGGCTATCATAGATTGAATATTCTTGACGCACAGCGCATGATTCGATTTATGCCAAAAGCAGTTATTTGTGTTGTTCCTGGCTGGGCTGTAGGAGGAGGGCACAGTTTACACGTGGTTTGTGATATGACGCTTGCCAGTAAAGAACACGCTATTTTTAAACAAACCGATGCCGACGTAACGAGTTTTGATGGCGGCTACGGAAGTGCATATCTAGCAAAAATGGTAGGGCAGAAGAAAGCCCGAGAAATTTTCTTTTTAGGGAGAAACTATTCGGCTCAGGAAGCATTCGAAATGGGAATGGTAAATGCTGTAGTACCACACGATGAGCTTGAACAAACTGCCTTTGAATGGGCACAGGAAATTCTTGCAAAGAGCCCAACAAGTATTAAGATGCTCAAATTTGCCATGAACCTTACAGACGATGGTATGGTAGGGCAACAGGTGTTTGCAGGCGAAGCTACCCGACTTGCATATATGACCGATGAAGCAAAGGAAGGAAGAGATGCATTCTTAGAAAAACGTGCGCCAAACTTCGATAAGAAGTGGCTGCCGTAG
- a CDS encoding sensor histidine kinase: MLEKEALVLLGYLIAIMLFLCAFIAVFVMFFLKRKNLLVLQKMQEQQKFEKELAKTEIEIKENTLKNIGWELHDNVGQLLSVVNIHLNMLEQKSSGEQTSQIKETKEVVSHALQEVRSLSKTLNNDVILKNGLVTSIQTEVERFNRLKFLEASILVEGEEKRLNSSDEIIIFRIVQEFLSNVIKHAKATSLQVFVTFSETTLTIVMQDNGVGFSTKTKSTNSGTETMRSRAEMIGATFELNSEIGQGTTLKLSYTF, translated from the coding sequence ATGCTCGAAAAAGAGGCACTTGTCTTATTAGGCTATTTAATCGCTATTATGCTCTTTCTATGCGCATTTATAGCAGTTTTTGTGATGTTTTTTCTGAAAAGGAAAAACCTCCTCGTGCTTCAGAAAATGCAAGAACAGCAAAAATTTGAAAAGGAACTCGCTAAAACTGAGATTGAAATAAAAGAAAACACGCTCAAAAATATTGGGTGGGAACTACACGATAATGTAGGACAACTCTTATCTGTTGTAAATATTCATTTAAATATGCTGGAGCAAAAAAGTAGCGGAGAGCAAACATCACAGATAAAAGAAACTAAAGAGGTGGTGTCTCACGCGCTTCAAGAAGTTCGTTCACTTTCCAAAACACTTAACAATGACGTGATCTTAAAAAATGGGTTGGTAACATCTATACAAACCGAGGTCGAACGATTTAACAGGCTTAAGTTCCTGGAGGCGAGCATCCTGGTAGAAGGCGAGGAGAAAAGATTAAATAGTTCAGACGAAATCATTATTTTTAGAATAGTCCAAGAGTTTTTGTCGAATGTAATTAAACACGCAAAAGCAACTTCTCTGCAAGTTTTTGTTACGTTTTCTGAAACGACATTAACCATAGTAATGCAAGACAATGGAGTAGGTTTTAGTACTAAAACAAAATCTACTAACTCTGGAACAGAAACAATGCGCAGTAGAGCTGAAATGATTGGTGCCACATTCGAGTTAAATTCTGAAATAGGGCAGGGCACAACCCTTAAACTTTCTTATACCTTTTAA
- a CDS encoding erythromycin esterase family protein — translation MKIKLEFLVLAMLLIGMYAGNSQPYLKDSKDYIHPFGDTASKVLLNHIDSIADKSRIIGLGEVSHYTKECYEFKHQIVKKLIDKGYNALILEVDFGQALLWNDYVTNGIGNLDTLVAQSGWFTYRTQEFKNLLSEIRTHNIKATVPFQIIGMEMTAINHNLAWLANYFENGKGYEDISAQLKEKRTTVAFQTHTSEEVRSYWDLYYSLRNILTADKTTLVESSGNQNFQLAEQLTEIVRQYATYIAQDEFLLKVEFRDQFSTRNVFWSLNYLGEGSKIAIWAHNGHIVKESVLFQYDILGYYLSKWFEDAYYAIGFTFNEGEFGAFSSDGFKKWNLPPVTQNSLTKEFNEYNSPYLLFDLRSNLKDIHDTNHPFFSDIPIRTDVSESFNEQINPIMNINLSNSYDCMIYINKTHFPTTIKWKRD, via the coding sequence ATGAAAATAAAACTTGAATTCTTGGTTTTGGCAATGCTGCTAATAGGTATGTATGCTGGAAATAGCCAGCCCTATCTTAAAGATTCTAAAGACTACATTCACCCATTTGGTGATACAGCCTCTAAGGTACTTTTAAACCATATAGATAGTATTGCAGATAAAAGTAGAATTATTGGATTAGGAGAAGTGAGCCATTATACAAAAGAGTGTTACGAGTTTAAACATCAAATTGTAAAGAAATTAATAGACAAAGGGTACAATGCCTTAATACTAGAAGTCGATTTTGGACAAGCACTCTTATGGAATGATTATGTAACTAATGGAATTGGTAATCTGGATACGTTGGTGGCGCAGTCTGGGTGGTTTACATACCGAACACAAGAATTCAAAAATCTCCTTAGTGAAATTAGAACCCACAATATAAAGGCAACAGTCCCTTTTCAAATCATTGGTATGGAAATGACTGCAATAAATCATAATCTCGCATGGTTGGCCAACTATTTCGAGAATGGTAAAGGTTATGAAGACATTAGTGCACAACTCAAGGAGAAAAGAACCACGGTAGCTTTTCAAACGCATACTTCGGAAGAGGTACGTTCTTATTGGGATCTTTATTACTCGCTTAGAAATATACTGACAGCAGACAAGACTACACTCGTTGAAAGTTCTGGTAATCAAAATTTTCAACTAGCAGAACAGCTTACAGAAATTGTACGGCAGTATGCTACTTATATAGCGCAAGATGAGTTTTTACTGAAAGTAGAATTTCGAGACCAATTTTCAACTAGAAATGTCTTTTGGAGTTTAAATTACTTAGGTGAGGGATCTAAAATAGCGATATGGGCTCACAATGGGCATATAGTTAAAGAGTCTGTTTTATTTCAATATGATATTCTTGGTTATTATTTAAGTAAATGGTTTGAAGACGCATACTATGCCATTGGTTTTACTTTTAATGAAGGTGAATTTGGCGCATTTTCATCAGACGGATTTAAGAAATGGAATTTACCACCGGTGACCCAAAATTCACTCACAAAAGAATTTAACGAGTATAATAGTCCGTATTTACTTTTCGATCTTAGGTCTAATCTGAAAGACATTCATGATACCAATCATCCCTTTTTTAGTGATATACCTATTAGAACAGATGTTTCAGAATCGTTTAATGAGCAAATCAATCCAATAATGAACATAAACTTATCGAATTCTTATGATTGTATGATTTACATTAACAAAACTCATTTTCCTACAACGATTAAGTGGAAACGAGATTAA
- a CDS encoding alpha/beta hydrolase-fold protein — protein sequence MKKFLLCIAIISTFLSCITVSTKPKLEIVVQLSDSLTAESLDGRLLLMLSTNTEAEPRFQINDGLKTQLIFGKNVENLKPGDKVTFTENDFGFPIENLSDVPAGTYQMQALLHVYETFNLSTGHTVKLPMDNGEGQQWNKSPGNIYNEPVSIDISKVVGTTTTVTIDKVIPPIEEPKDTEWVKHIKMKSEKLSKFYGRDMYLGAHVLLPKDFDKHPEAKYPLMVFHGHFPSDFGDWRTTPPDPNLEEDYSERFKVNGYNKMVQQEAYDFYKRWNSPDFPRMLIIEIQHPTPYYDDSYAVNSAAQGPYGDAITYELIPYIEKQFRGIGEGWSRFLYGGSTGGWEALAVQVKYPNEYNGCFAACPDPIDFRAYTLTNIYEDENAYYYDSQFNTLEVPGRRDYLGQISTTLRRANHLELVLGDKSRSGQQWDIWEATYSPLGEDGYPQRIWDKYTGDINKEVAMYWKENYDLRYILERDWDKLGDDLKGKIHIYCGDMDNYYLNNAVYLMEDFLESTTNPYYDGEVAYGDRAEHCWNGDPTEPNHVTRLRYNSMYVPKILKRIEESAPAGADVSSWRYK from the coding sequence ATGAAAAAATTTCTTCTCTGTATTGCTATAATCTCTACATTTCTTTCATGTATTACCGTAAGTACAAAACCCAAGTTGGAAATAGTAGTGCAACTATCTGATAGCCTTACTGCGGAAAGTTTAGATGGCAGACTTCTACTCATGCTTTCCACTAACACAGAAGCAGAACCTAGGTTTCAGATAAATGACGGACTGAAAACCCAATTAATTTTCGGAAAAAATGTAGAAAATTTGAAACCGGGAGACAAAGTTACATTTACCGAAAATGATTTTGGTTTTCCTATTGAGAATTTAAGCGATGTACCCGCCGGAACCTACCAAATGCAGGCTTTATTACACGTTTATGAAACCTTTAATCTTTCCACAGGTCATACGGTAAAATTACCAATGGATAATGGCGAAGGCCAACAATGGAACAAATCGCCAGGAAATATTTACAATGAGCCTGTTTCAATAGATATTAGTAAGGTAGTGGGCACTACAACAACGGTAACTATAGACAAAGTAATTCCCCCAATTGAAGAACCAAAAGATACAGAGTGGGTAAAACATATTAAAATGAAGTCTGAAAAACTTTCAAAATTCTATGGGCGAGACATGTATCTCGGGGCTCATGTTTTACTTCCTAAAGATTTTGACAAACATCCCGAAGCCAAATATCCACTTATGGTTTTTCATGGTCATTTCCCAAGCGATTTTGGCGATTGGCGCACCACACCTCCAGACCCAAACCTAGAAGAAGACTATTCAGAACGTTTTAAAGTAAATGGTTACAATAAAATGGTGCAACAAGAAGCTTATGATTTTTATAAGCGCTGGAATTCTCCAGATTTCCCGCGAATGTTAATTATTGAAATTCAACATCCTACACCTTATTATGACGACAGCTATGCGGTTAATAGCGCTGCGCAAGGACCGTATGGCGATGCTATTACATATGAGCTTATACCATATATTGAAAAGCAGTTTAGAGGCATTGGGGAAGGTTGGTCTCGATTTTTATATGGAGGTTCTACTGGTGGTTGGGAAGCACTTGCTGTACAAGTTAAGTACCCAAATGAGTACAATGGTTGTTTTGCCGCGTGCCCAGACCCAATAGACTTTCGAGCTTATACCTTAACCAATATTTATGAAGATGAGAATGCCTATTATTATGACTCTCAATTCAACACCTTGGAAGTCCCAGGTAGAAGAGACTATTTAGGTCAAATTTCTACTACGTTACGTCGCGCAAATCATTTAGAGCTTGTATTAGGTGATAAATCACGCTCGGGTCAGCAATGGGATATATGGGAAGCAACTTATTCTCCTTTAGGTGAAGACGGATATCCACAACGTATTTGGGATAAATATACTGGCGATATCAACAAGGAGGTTGCCATGTATTGGAAAGAAAATTATGACCTTAGATATATTCTTGAAAGAGATTGGGATAAATTAGGGGATGACCTAAAAGGAAAAATTCATATTTATTGTGGTGATATGGACAATTACTACTTAAACAATGCGGTCTACCTGATGGAAGACTTTTTGGAAAGTACCACAAATCCATATTACGACGGTGAGGTGGCTTATGGAGATAGAGCAGAACACTGCTGGAATGGTGACCCAACAGAACCAAATCATGTTACCAGACTTCGATATAACTCCATGTACGTACCTAAGATATTGAAGCGTATAGAAGAAAGCGCACCAGCAGGGGCAGACGTAAGCAGCTGGAGGTATAAGTAA
- a CDS encoding C1 family peptidase, with the protein MKNSKIQYGLKHTIFTLLCVSLFSIITAEAQEPYAFTTQIDLEATPVISQGRTGTCWSFSSTSFLESEIIRLTGKKVDLSEMYTVRNTYPKKLENFVMRQGKSQFSEGGLAHDVLNSVRDYGLVPNDAYSGLFQSETSHNHAELVAVLKAMGETYIVNPARKLSKKWKPATEAVLDIYLGENLTKFTYEGTQYTPESFRDAMKIVPANYITVTSFQHAPFYSEFILNIPDNWSYGSFYNVPLDEMMATLDNALAKGFTVELDCDVSERTFSSKDGVAVIPMNPENNIKALQGVYPERKITQEYRQEEFENFTTTDDHLMHITGTLVDQNGTKYYKVKNSWGTDESRNANGGYVYFSEAYMRLKTISITIHKDAVPTATAKKLNL; encoded by the coding sequence ATGAAAAATTCTAAAATCCAATACGGTCTAAAGCATACTATTTTTACGTTACTCTGCGTATCATTGTTCTCTATTATTACTGCCGAAGCCCAGGAACCTTACGCTTTTACAACTCAAATAGATTTAGAAGCTACTCCTGTAATTAGTCAAGGAAGAACTGGTACATGCTGGAGTTTTAGTAGTACATCGTTTCTAGAATCTGAAATTATTAGACTTACAGGTAAAAAGGTTGATCTTTCAGAAATGTATACCGTACGCAATACCTATCCGAAAAAGCTTGAAAACTTTGTGATGCGCCAAGGAAAATCGCAATTTAGCGAAGGCGGTCTTGCACATGATGTGTTAAATTCTGTGCGTGATTATGGATTGGTGCCAAATGATGCATATAGTGGTTTGTTTCAATCTGAAACATCACACAACCATGCCGAGTTAGTTGCTGTTTTAAAAGCAATGGGGGAAACATATATAGTTAACCCCGCACGAAAGCTCAGTAAAAAGTGGAAGCCCGCTACCGAAGCAGTGCTAGATATTTATTTAGGTGAAAATCTAACCAAGTTTACATACGAAGGAACTCAATACACGCCAGAAAGTTTCCGTGATGCCATGAAAATTGTACCTGCAAATTACATAACTGTTACGTCTTTTCAGCATGCACCTTTCTATTCAGAATTTATATTGAATATTCCTGACAATTGGAGTTATGGAAGTTTTTACAATGTTCCGTTAGATGAAATGATGGCGACTTTAGATAACGCGTTGGCAAAAGGATTTACAGTAGAATTAGATTGCGACGTAAGCGAACGCACATTTTCGAGTAAAGATGGGGTAGCAGTAATCCCTATGAACCCCGAAAACAACATAAAAGCATTGCAAGGGGTGTATCCCGAGCGAAAAATTACACAAGAATACCGTCAAGAAGAATTTGAGAACTTTACGACAACAGATGACCATCTAATGCATATTACAGGAACTTTAGTTGACCAAAATGGTACCAAATATTATAAGGTGAAAAATAGCTGGGGTACCGACGAGAGCAGAAATGCTAATGGTGGTTATGTATATTTTAGTGAAGCCTATATGCGTTTAAAAACAATTAGCATTACCATACATAAAGATGCTGTACCAACGGCTACTGCTAAAAAATTAAATTTATAA